A stretch of Lactuca sativa cultivar Salinas chromosome 6, Lsat_Salinas_v11, whole genome shotgun sequence DNA encodes these proteins:
- the LOC111918805 gene encoding F-box protein SKIP8, with amino-acid sequence MEISFTFSDYEYFKLLSLFLALMLPFFCSLLFFFPFIILAFSQSNKRKACKCVCSSSDLMARMLNGGGELMVVERERQQTVGASMMEQLVPEITTHVLSYLDYRSLCSLSMTNSSMRRAANDDNAWKTLYHKDFTTEQDGIRPGNGWKAYYAATRAIVNINHRFFDIIRERSIIQMGQLWLNADYVKCVHASGDIFTGYTRVIRSWQLAFNWELGIDFQIQDVSARVMSDMAWVTMKAYIAMDHSGLNLTNVFEFHNGHWFLVHHHSSEMMFNDGELPPLLG; translated from the exons ATGGAGATCTCGTTTACTTTCTCCGATTACGAATATTTCAAATTACTTTCTCTCTTTCTAGCCCTAATGCTCCCTTTTTTCTGTTCTTTATTGTTCTTCTTCCCCTTCATCATACTCGCATTCTCCCAATCGAACAAACGAAAGGCTTGTAAGTGCGTTTGTTCAAGTTCTGATTTGATGGCTAGGATGTTGAATGGTGGTGGGGAGCTGATGGTGGTGGAGAGGGAGCGGCAACAGACGGTTGGCGCCTCGATGATGGAACAGTTGGTTCCGGAGATCACGACACATGTTTTGAGTTACTTGGATTACCGGAGTCTCTGTAGTCTTTCAATGACGAATTCTTCAATGAGGAGAGCTGCAAACGATGATAATGCTTGGAAAACGCTTTATCACAAG GATTTTACAACAGAACAAGATGGTATAAGACCTGGTAATGGATGGAAGGCATACTACGCAGCCACTAGAGCAATAGTAAACATCAATCACCGTTTTTTTGACATCATTAGAGAAAGATCTATTATACAAATGGGACAACTTTGGCTTAATGCTGATTATGTCAAATGTGTTCATGCATCCGGGGATATTTTCACAGG TTATACCAGGGTTATAAGAAGCTGGCAGCTTGCTTTTAACTGGGAGTTAGGGATTGATTTCCAGATTCAAGATGTAAGTGCACGTGTTATGTCTGACATGGCATGGGTCACCATGAAAGCCTACATTGCCATGGACCATAGTGGTTTGAACTTGACCAATGTGTTTGAGTTTCACAATGGTCACTGGTTCTTGGTTCACCATCACAGCTCAGAGATGATGTTCAATGATGGTGAATTGCCACCTTTGCTGGGTTGA